The genomic interval AATTTTTGGTTCATAATCGATGCTTTTTAAGTAATCAATTTGACTTTCAACAGCCGTATTGATTTCTGTAAATTCATCATATACCTCGGATAAGACATTGTGTGATAATGTGACATCATACAGTGCTTGGGCATATTTTTGAGCAACGTCAGCCATTACTTATCCCCTACCTCTTTAACGTACTTCTCAATTAAAGCTTTTTGATCTTGTTCAGAGATTTCTTTACGTAATACTTTTGATGCGATGAGTACTGAGAGTTCCGAAACTTGATTATTAATTTCTGCTAATGCACGTTCTTTTTCACTCTTAATTTCACTTTGTGCCGTTTCAAGCATACCATTGGCACGTTGATTTGCTTCATGAAGGATTTCTTCTTGTTGACGTCTTGCTTGTAACTTGGCATCTTCAAGAATTTTATGAACTTCATCTTGTGTTTCTTTAAGTTTTTTTCTATTTTCTTCTTCTAAACGTTGCGCATTCAATTTTGCACGTTCTGCATCATCAATGTCTTGATTAATTGAACGCTCACGATCGTCCATGACTTTTTTAAGTGGTCCCCAAGCAAACTTTCTAAGTAGTGCAAGTAAAATGAGGAAAGTTACTACTGTTACAATAATATCCCCAATGTTCACACCACCACCTGCTGATGCAAGGGTAAATAAATTAGCAGTCACTATGATGTACACTCCTTTCAACCATTTCATCTGTTCAAACAATAAAAACGAATGGCGAAAGCCTAATCTATACTAGACCTCGCCCTGACAAATGTTTTTCATATGTAAAAATAAGAAATTAACAAATGTCCTGATTACGTCATGCTTCCTAACTAATCAACCTCGATTAAATGAATAATACGATGAATGTAATAACTACCCCGATGATAGGAAGTGCCTCAACTAAACCGATACCGATGAACATAATTGACATTAATTGTGTACGTGCTTCTGGTTGACGTGCTACACCTTCAACTGTTCTAGAAACGATTAAACCGTTACCAATACCTGCACCTAATGCTGATAAACCAATTGCGATTGCTGCTGCGATTAAATTCATTATATAAATCCTCCTAATTGTTTTAAAATTTTTATTTTTATTTTAATGGTTGTCTGCTACTTTATGTGACATATACACCATTGATAACATGATAAAGATATAGGCTTGGATTGAGCCTACGAAAATTGAAAAACCTTGCCAAATGATAAGTCCAGGAATACCAATAATAAAACCAAATGCTACTGTCATAGTCACTTTTGCAAGTAATCCTAATAAAATCTCACCGGCATAAATGTTACCGTAAAGACGTAGACCTAATGTCAATGTCGATGCAAACTCTTCAAAGACATTAATAGGAAGTAATGCCACATACGGTTTTGTGTAGCCTTTAAGATAAGCTTTGGGACCTCGCATTTTAACACCATAGTAATGTGTTAAAAGGACCATCATCGTTGCGAGTGTCAAAGTCACATGTGCATCTGCTGTTGGCGACTTCCACCATAGTGTATGAC from Staphylococcus sp. MI 10-1553 carries:
- a CDS encoding F0F1 ATP synthase subunit B gives rise to the protein MIVTANLFTLASAGGGVNIGDIIVTVVTFLILLALLRKFAWGPLKKVMDDRERSINQDIDDAERAKLNAQRLEEENRKKLKETQDEVHKILEDAKLQARRQQEEILHEANQRANGMLETAQSEIKSEKERALAEINNQVSELSVLIASKVLRKEISEQDQKALIEKYVKEVGDK
- the atpE gene encoding F0F1 ATP synthase subunit C — encoded protein: MNLIAAAIAIGLSALGAGIGNGLIVSRTVEGVARQPEARTQLMSIMFIGIGLVEALPIIGVVITFIVLFI
- the atpB gene encoding F0F1 ATP synthase subunit A — encoded protein: MDHKHPVVTWHFLGVDINFNLSTIMMLLITAAIVFVIAVLCTRNLQKRPKGAQNFIEWVFDFVRGIIESNMAWSKGGQFHFLAVTLILFIFVANMLGLPFQFVNGHTLWWKSPTADAHVTLTLATMMVLLTHYYGVKMRGPKAYLKGYTKPYVALLPINVFEEFASTLTLGLRLYGNIYAGEILLGLLAKVTMTVAFGFIIGIPGLIIWQGFSIFVGSIQAYIFIMLSMVYMSHKVADNH